From the Ciconia boyciana chromosome 6, ASM3463844v1, whole genome shotgun sequence genome, the window TTGGTGAGCAGCGCAGAGACAGACATCCACAAACCCCACTGCAGCCATGTGGTAGCCTCACGGGATAAGTGGTGAAACGTCTGAGAATGTATTTCCCAACAGCCCTAGAAGCATTCTTTTAAAGAGAGTCAGTTAACAGCACATAATGAACCCTACAACTTCATAACCAGCGCTGCACGCTTAGCCGGTCAGCTTAACACTGACAAGTTGTGGTTCTTAAGGAGATAACAGTAACACTtccttttttcaagctgaaaattTCCTAACTGAAGCATCATACatttcttaaagattttttttttttctgaaggatttgCATGGCTCCATCACTGACATAAGTGGCAGAGGACAGtcagcagcaaagggaaagtGCTGCTGAACGCTGGTTCAGCTCCACTGAAGCTGTGAACCTTCCCCATATGCAGCACTCCAGGGCCTTCACATTCCACAGGAGAGGAGGTTATTAGGCTATAAAGCCTCACGCAGGTGTCCTGGCTCAGCTAAAAGCCCTGACTTCCTGCAGGAGGATTTCCTCCTCAGGTGTCACCAACATCTGTTCTAGCAGCATGCTTTAACCCAGTCAGTAGTTCCTCAAACCAGAATCTGCGAACTACTTGTAAGAGCCTTGACGCAGGCCAAGAGCTCAGACTTGCTCTGGAGGGACTGCCCGTCAGCAAGCCTTCCGAGGAGCTGCAAGACAAGGCAGAGGATCAGTGACTAAGCAAAGATCAGCAAGTCACAGGCGTGGTCAACTTGCCTTGAATACACAAAGCAAGGCAGAACTCCTACAAAGTAAACAGGCTCCTACAAAGTAAACAAGTTGCTGGACAATCCTCCAGCCAAAGGCAGCATCAGAAGAGATCCTCACAGTACAAAATGGCTTCACTGTTTAGATTCATGCCTTCAAATTCAAAGATATCTGCCCTCAGAGAGTTCCCCTCAGCACAGGTTGCTCATTCTGAGGCTGACAGAGGACACTGGCCATTCGCACGCAGCCATCTCAGCGTGCAGGGACATAGCTGGATGCTCAATCCCCAAATGTCTTTTATATTGATTCAACTCCCTGTTGCCTGTTAAAATAGAGTCCAATTGCAAGCTCAGATTTCCCAAATACACAAGTTCTTCTAACAGCTTTGTAATTCGCTCAGTCACCACAGTGCTCTAGATGGCCAGATCTGCTCAGTCACCACAGATGGCTAAAAGAGCCATCATTTCATTCATGTCTTTTATGCAACAGACTGACTGGCAAACAAAGCAGAGATGCAGAACTGAGACTGTACTTGCACAACCGGTGGTTATCACAGCGCTTCTGAGAAGGGAGAAGAGTTAAAGCTGCACGAACCGCCTTGGCAATTCCCAACTTGAAAACCTTAAAGCACTGCTAAGTGTGTGGCCTCAGTTGACTCTAATACTTTAGAAGAGCTGAGGTGAATCCTTTAGATCCTGATACTATTATGGCCAGTGCTTTGGGCCTCAGTTTTCAAACACCAACCCAATTTTTACCTCAAATGATGCAACTACTGTCTTACAAAGGGAACTACTCCCTCAATACCAGTTTGAAGATGCCCTGTTCTAGTAGACAGACGGACCATACCGGCTTGTTCAACTTATAACTAATTTAACAAGCAGCTTTTTAATGCTAGCTAAAAGAATTCAGTCTTGATGTGTGTAAAATTGGTACCTGCCCTCTGTATTAATTCAGCACATGACTATTTATTAAGTAATTAATCAGTATTCTGTTTAACTTGCATAAAACAAGGTGAGATTCTTAGAACAGTATTTTGTCTTAAATTGGCTGCAGGGTGTCAGTctcaaaataattcagtatatAATGAGGTTTTATAACAAGGTAAAGAGTTAAATACTGATTAGATCACTGCTGTTGCTCAATTGCCAGTAGTAGTGCATAGTGCAGTTCATAAAGCACATTTCTACAAGCATGACCATAATATATACTGAGAACAAGGTGAGTTTTAGCAAACTTTTTCTTTACTAAAGTCTCTTGTTATAAATTACACAAATAACTTTATAAACAAATCCCCCCAGcttgcattttgtttaaagTAATAACTTTATATCatacaaataaagaaatttcAAGTATGAAAAGTGCATTATTGCAATAATACCTCTTTGCAAGTCCAAAAATCTTGGTTTAGAATAAAACTGTAAAGTGTAAAAAAGGAGTAAAACAATCAGTGCCATCTATTCATTCAAGAAGTCCAACATCTTAAAAATGATGCTTAGTGTGTTGCAGAGGCAGATTTACATCTGAAAGCAACATGTAATTGAAAAGAAGCTATGTGTGTGTtcatcattttgcatttttttttcccctagttttCTTCACCTTTCTTGGCAGAATTCACAATACAAACAGTGCTTGTCCTCAGATATCATCcgttctgtgctgctgccacaTGCATGGTTCCAAGTTCTTCATCCTCTTCATGCATTCGCTTTAAACTTCCTGCAAAAGGCAAGAGGAAGGAGGATACATCTGAAAAGGTCAGCTCTAACAATACACAGCTGTCAGTAGGACTACAGGGCAGTTGTTATTGTCTTCTTGCAGGGACTCTACCCTTTGAAGACATTCCGCTTTTGGACAGCCAGTTGCTGACAGCGCTCTTCTTCCCTTGCACTTCCCCACATAGAGAAATTTCCTAGCATCCACCATTTCTTGCACTCCCTTTCCATCTCCCCCCAAACTCCATTTTCAGTGACCTCTAGCAGGGGTTACTACCGGCACACCTCTATACGATTAAGGTAACATTTTTTACATGCCCTCATTCCTGTTATCTGTTTAAAGGcacagcaaaactttttttcagagcaaCTGCCTTAAAATTAAGGGCAGCAATTATGTCATGAACATTGGCTGCTTTGAACCTGTCACTCTTGATTCCTCTAGGGAACTCGGGGTTTTTGaaggacagggagaggcagggccCTTCTTCCGTACGGTATGGAAGTGCAGACCAACACCACAGGGAAGTTCAACCATAAGAGAAGAGAATATTTAAGTACTGCGTACTGAAGTTTGAACATAGCTTGCACACCAACTGCAGCCATCCCCTTCCCAAAAGTCTGAGATTCGCTGCCGCTGGAGGTTTACTTAGGGAGTGCAAAAGTCACCTCACAACACCAGGTAAGACAGGCGGCATCACACACAACAGGAGAGGCTTCTGACCTGTAGTACCAGGTGGAACTGAGAGGGATCTCTCCAACTGCAGTGGTGACATCATCTGGATGGTTAATTTTGCTAGATAGATGGCTTCATATTCCTGAAAAAGTTTAATAATACATATTGCTATTAATTTGCCATAAGGCTTTGTAAGGCTGAGAAGGACTAATTCAGAGAGTTCACTAGGACACACTAGAGAGTATCTTACAGTAAGGCAGAGATTTTAAAGGAGGAGAGCTCTTCATTGCTTTGACGTGAACAACAAAAACTGTCAGGAAGGCAGAGTGAAAGACGACTTAAAGGATAACAAAAAACAGCTTTGAAGGAAGAGAGTagactttcattaaaaatattctgtgagaATGTTCAGAGAACTCGCTGTTTCCAGAAGGCAATTCAGACAGTAGGAACAAACCAAACTTAGAATACAGTAGCTTCAGAGATTTGTTACAAGGACAAACCACACACGGCCTTGAAGTTGCGTTCTAGTGACCTGTCACGCTTGCAGTGCTACAGAACTCCTTGCAggagttgcttttaaaaaaaaaaaaccaaacaaaaccacaaacaacaaaaccaaactcagGAGATATTCAACCATCTTGCTGTCAGCCGCCTAAGTAATAGCAGAGACACTGCAAATCTGTTTCAATGTACTGTCCTGATGTTTGCCCACGGTTCACCCAACAGACTCCTGGAATATGCTAAAGCAACTTCATGATACAGCTGTTTGCTGTGTCAGACTTGTGGATTTCATCACCTATGAATGCAAGCGTCAAGATGCATCACCGATGCGTGCCACAATACTCACTTCGCAGTTTCCTTAGCCACCAACTAAGCTGCCTCAGAGCCTCTTAATCACTGCACAAACcaggatttttatttctcctccacTCCGGGATTTGCTTTGTCTAAAGCTTAAGCCTAATGAACTAAGGTACCCACTTATCTTCCTCCCAAGCTCTCCTATAGCTTCTGACATTTACTTGAAGCATACTTTTACAGTCAATGTTAAGCCTAAATAGAAACAGCTGTTTTGCAGGAAGATGATTCATCAAATGGCTTTTGAGTTAcgaccaggaaaaaaaaaagtcacctgaAGTTGATGGACAAATCCAGCATTAGGATTAATACAGAATCTTCTTTCTTGAACATAAGTAAATGCATCCcttaaaaagagaaggggagagaaaatacttcagtgGAAAACAGGCTAGGACAAAAGCCTCTGTGGTTTCAGGAGTCTTTCTTCCCATTATCAGTTCTTAGGAGATATACAACCTCTAAACGCTCCTCAGAACTGGTTTGTGTAACTGATATTGTTTGGGCAAAAAAGGAAGCAGTAGTTGTAAAATACTATTTGCCCACCCCCACCTCTAGTCTTCAGCTTGCTGGCCTGTTTTCAACACACTACTTAGAACAGCCTCTTGGGGCCTCTCCTATAGTTTTACAGCAAGGCATCAGTCTGTGTAGGCTAGCATCCTGTTTCCAGTAGCAGCAGGTACCTACTTCTTCTTAAACAAAGGATGTAAACAAACCTGCAGTGAAGTAAAATAGAATAATCTGCCCCATGTAAAGCCTTCACTCAATCTCAGTAGGTAACAACTGGCTTGTGCGTCAACACACAACTGTTTATGTTCCCTCCAAAATTATTATTCACTTACACcacttgaattttaaaagtgaatacCTACAGACGTATTGGACTTCTTATCTGTACTAAAGTACACTCCTGCTTCAGCCTTTTCAGACAAACGGTTAACTACATGACCGCGCTCTGTTCTTACCTGTACTTCACCCCAAATGTTTCCATTATGTATGCAATAACTAAggcagcactgaaaagaaacaaaaaaattagtaaaGTATATTtccattgtttaaaaaaaataaataagcaggaTGGACAGTTTCCTACCTTCTAGAAATCCCTGCATTTCCATGGACAAGAACTtttcctgagaaagaaaaaaaacaaacaaccaaccaTACTTGTACAGACTGAATAAAATTCTTTGAAATGTAGTTTTTCCTTGTTATGGAGAACTACACAGTAGCAAGGTACAACCTAAGAAATAGGTGTGTCTTACTTCACTCTAGATTACTAACTACAGCCTGTCCATTACTGCCCTGGGATACAGAAGCATGGATTCCTGCTCCTCTGAGGATTTCGAGTAACAGAACCTGCATTCCAAGACCACAATGCAGATTTAAGACCCTACATTAGAGAGGGGACACAAAAAAACTCATGCACGGAACACAGTTGtgttgaaagtgaaaaaaaaaaaacaaaacagatatacaaagaggtttgttttccagtcagaggcaaaaggaaagaacaCTTTGCTCTAAACTTGTATGATATAGTTCAAGTCAAGCAcaataaaaccccaaatttaAGAAAACCTCATACTTAAGAGCCTCTAATACATATcacaaagttaattttaaagctttaacGACAATGTATTagtaaatgaaggaaaaaagttaatatgATTTTACCTCCACTTTGTAAACTTCCATCAATAAATTCTTTagtctaaaaaacaaaaaattacaagaCTCAAAGTTTCAGATCATTCTAGATGTTACTGCTACTTGCATTTAAATTTGGTAGAATTTTTGTATCAGTCTTTATATACGGTGACAATAATGCACTCTGTTTATACAGACTCAGACATCACTTCAAttgaatttatatttcttttgtaCTTTGAACTATCCATAAAGTTGTCAGTGAAAAACTAGTGCCAAGCCggaaacaaaaatgcataaaaatccAGTATACGTGCCTTTAACAATCATTACGTCACACGTTATGCCGCTATAATAAAGAGTAACTTCCAAACATCTTTGCTTAacagtggggagaaaaaaaacaaccaaacaaaaacccccacgCATCAACACCAACACGGCCTGGACCACACTCCTGACACCTGTGGGGGTCTCCCATGATATTTTCAGTTATACAAGTAGGTCTAATCAATCTATAAGGTGAGACGGGGTGTAGTGAGGTCTGTGGAATACTGCCAGGTTGAAACAGCCGAttagatgaaaacaaaagctaaatgATTTCTTGTGGGGAAAACTCAGACTAGACTCTTAAAAATATACCAACACAGAGCTACTAAGATGTCAGTAACTGCGAAATCTGCAGAGGATGTTGTTTGATCAAATGGCATTATACTTTAGAAAAGCTGCAAGCCATCAGTTGATTTGCCACCTTGTTCTGCAAAAACGTGACCACCTCTGCCATATACAGGGAAGCCACAAGAgctttttggtggtttttggtggggaaaggaacaaaatgcttttcctctgctgcaacCTAACCTAAAATAAGGACACAAAAGCATAGCTCAAAACTGAGGGTTTATTCTATCTCCAAGTGTCAGTATGTAATGGATACTGTTTAACTTAGTTACTTTTTAGTTCCTTTACAGTAAACATGTTTCAAGATGCTGTAAAACTTAGTTACACCAACTAGTTACTATTTTCCCTTGAATTTGTTTTAGTATTTGATACAAGAGATGTAAATACTCTTGggctcaaaaataattttcctacaGGCCAAGGGTTTCCAGAGTAACTTGCATTCTCCCatgacctgtttttttttttgttttgagaccagtcttcttttttttttgagaccgTAAATAAGATGCATCTCAGAATGTACAGAaactctgcctcagtttctatACTTGTAAAAAGGAGTTAATCACGCTTATTAAAGTGGCAATAATAAGGTCACTTAAGAGTTCTCAGCCCTTCCAGGTGCCCCAGGCGGGGTATCCCAAATTTGAAACTGGTATCTGTTAGTTCAGAAAACTCTTCCTGGGCAACTCCATTCCCGATCCATTCACATTAACACACAAATACTTACCATAGGGAAAAATCGTATTATATTCTCAACTGGATTATCTGCAATATCCAAGACTAAATACCTACAATGAAAACAGTTGCTGTGAGTACACGATAACACCGAGTTGCTGCCACCTGTACATGTACAGCTGATTCAACCCTGCT encodes:
- the STYX gene encoding serine/threonine/tyrosine-interacting protein isoform X1 produces the protein MELAKPAFPALPQAKEDSEDWTYPMRREMQEILPGLFLGPYSSAMKSKLPILQKHGITHVICIRQNIEANFIKPNFQQLFRYLVLDIADNPVENIIRFFPMTKEFIDGSLQSGGKVLVHGNAGISRSAALVIAYIMETFGVKYRDAFTYVQERRFCINPNAGFVHQLQEYEAIYLAKLTIQMMSPLQLERSLSVPPGTTGSLKRMHEEDEELGTMHVAAAQNG
- the STYX gene encoding serine/threonine/tyrosine-interacting protein isoform X2; this translates as MRREMQEILPGLFLGPYSSAMKSKLPILQKHGITHVICIRQNIEANFIKPNFQQLFRYLVLDIADNPVENIIRFFPMTKEFIDGSLQSGGKVLVHGNAGISRSAALVIAYIMETFGVKYRDAFTYVQERRFCINPNAGFVHQLQEYEAIYLAKLTIQMMSPLQLERSLSVPPGTTGSLKRMHEEDEELGTMHVAAAQNG